In Chitinophaga nivalis, a single genomic region encodes these proteins:
- a CDS encoding DoxX family protein, with the protein MTKRNKIIYWIATLWLSLGMASTGIVQLLKMKSETDLIAQLGYPVYFLIILGIWKLLGVIAVLIPKFPLLKEWAYAGFFFAMSGAIFSHIAAGNPNGIFPSLLLLVLTGLSWYFRPADRKTISTYQ; encoded by the coding sequence ATGACCAAGCGAAACAAAATCATCTATTGGATTGCTACACTCTGGCTCTCATTAGGCATGGCATCTACCGGCATCGTGCAGTTACTCAAAATGAAATCGGAAACAGACCTGATTGCACAACTAGGTTACCCTGTTTATTTCCTGATCATACTGGGTATCTGGAAATTACTGGGCGTAATTGCGGTACTGATTCCTAAATTCCCTTTACTGAAGGAATGGGCCTATGCAGGCTTTTTCTTTGCGATGTCGGGTGCGATATTTTCGCATATAGCTGCAGGTAATCCTAATGGCATATTTCCTTCTTTATTGTTACTTGTCCTTACTGGGTTATCCTGGTATTTCAGACCGGCAGACAGAAAAACCATTTCCACGTACCAATAA
- a CDS encoding SRPBCC family protein: protein MELKTKVTATDNKQELIITREFDLPLALLFTAYITPEIIEEWMGTKVLKLENEKHGSYHFETTDPKGNKFGLNGVIHEFIPNQKITRTFEMANTSMGVQLEFLEFESLTEDTSKLTMHIIYRSAAQRDQYLQIGMAKGMNMAHNRLQNVVSKLK from the coding sequence ATGGAACTGAAAACCAAAGTCACTGCCACAGACAACAAGCAGGAATTAATCATTACCCGGGAATTTGATTTGCCGCTGGCATTACTTTTCACCGCATATATAACTCCTGAAATCATTGAGGAATGGATGGGTACAAAAGTATTGAAACTGGAGAATGAAAAGCACGGCAGTTACCATTTTGAAACAACCGATCCTAAAGGCAATAAATTTGGTTTGAATGGCGTGATCCACGAGTTTATTCCCAACCAGAAAATTACCCGCACATTCGAAATGGCCAATACATCCATGGGCGTTCAGCTCGAGTTCCTCGAATTTGAATCATTGACCGAAGATACCAGCAAACTCACGATGCACATCATATACAGATCTGCTGCACAACGGGATCAATACCTGCAAATAGGCATGGCAAAAGGCATGAACATGGCACATAACCGATTACAAAACGTCGTAAGCAAACTAAAATAA
- a CDS encoding ArsR/SmtB family transcription factor, with protein sequence MNLRRDVFQAIADPTRRAILLLVASQAMTAGAIASNFDTARPTVSKHLQILTECELLEQKQNGREIYYYINATKMKEVADFIEPFRKMWDDRFNKLESIMKKYQSKK encoded by the coding sequence ATGAATCTAAGAAGAGACGTATTCCAAGCTATAGCAGACCCTACAAGGAGAGCTATATTGTTGCTGGTGGCTTCGCAAGCCATGACAGCAGGCGCTATAGCCTCCAACTTCGACACGGCCAGACCCACCGTTTCCAAACATCTCCAGATACTCACGGAATGTGAATTGCTGGAACAAAAACAAAACGGCAGGGAAATCTATTACTATATCAATGCCACCAAAATGAAAGAAGTAGCAGATTTTATTGAGCCATTCCGCAAAATGTGGGATGATAGATTTAATAAACTGGAAAGCATTATGAAAAAATATCAATCAAAAAAGTAG
- a CDS encoding winged helix-turn-helix transcriptional regulator, whose product MKDQKMQEATCEQELNAIRDSLEVLGGKWKLRIMRHLNNHINETNTFKKIQRSVEGISAKMLSKELQDLELNLLVCRTVLNTKPITVQYAITDYGKSVFPVTESLVSWGLNHRQKIIQQR is encoded by the coding sequence ATGAAAGATCAAAAGATGCAGGAAGCCACCTGCGAACAAGAGCTAAATGCTATTCGCGACAGCCTGGAAGTATTGGGCGGAAAATGGAAGTTAAGAATCATGCGCCATCTGAATAATCATATCAACGAAACCAATACATTCAAAAAAATCCAACGGAGTGTTGAGGGTATCTCTGCTAAAATGTTGTCAAAGGAGTTACAGGATCTGGAGCTGAATCTCCTTGTTTGTCGTACAGTGTTGAATACCAAACCGATTACTGTGCAATATGCGATAACCGATTATGGTAAAAGTGTTTTTCCGGTTACAGAAAGTTTGGTCAGCTGGGGATTAAATCATCGCCAAAAGATAATACAGCAGCGTTAA
- a CDS encoding PhzF family phenazine biosynthesis protein, with amino-acid sequence MEKLDYYVLDVFTDQRYKGNQLSVVRIENELTMEQYHDISREFGYSETSFVHYSTTQNAFKVRSFTPAKFEVAGAGHNLLGAVCLALLKKWDIFRDQGEQPWVMIKDTKIPLNITMENGLPYVAMKQKPAEIIGEVPADIIAEAIGLHIDELVLNGWAVNIVQTEVPHLMIPIKNVAALQKAVSHKSLLKTISENFGFEGCYLFTTNGADEKHPVETRFFNPGMGIDEDPATGTAAGPLAGYLEMYGYIKKDQDYLILQGKYVEHPSSIRVKVVDDGIWVSGSAIIVMEGAIYI; translated from the coding sequence ATGGAAAAACTGGATTACTATGTGTTAGATGTCTTTACAGATCAGCGATATAAGGGAAATCAGCTATCGGTAGTGCGTATCGAAAACGAATTGACGATGGAACAGTATCATGATATTTCCCGTGAATTTGGTTACTCGGAAACATCTTTCGTCCATTATTCAACAACGCAAAATGCTTTCAAAGTGAGATCATTTACACCTGCAAAGTTTGAAGTTGCTGGTGCCGGCCATAACCTGCTTGGAGCGGTTTGTCTGGCATTATTGAAAAAATGGGACATTTTCCGGGATCAGGGAGAACAGCCATGGGTAATGATTAAAGACACAAAAATACCACTAAATATTACCATGGAAAACGGATTGCCTTACGTGGCCATGAAACAAAAACCGGCGGAAATAATCGGGGAGGTACCTGCTGATATCATTGCTGAAGCAATAGGGTTGCATATAGATGAACTTGTATTGAATGGTTGGGCAGTTAATATTGTGCAAACAGAAGTCCCGCATTTAATGATCCCCATAAAAAATGTAGCGGCACTTCAAAAAGCTGTTTCACATAAATCTTTATTGAAAACGATATCCGAAAATTTCGGTTTTGAAGGCTGTTATTTATTTACGACAAATGGAGCAGATGAAAAACACCCCGTAGAAACCCGGTTTTTTAATCCTGGAATGGGCATTGATGAAGATCCGGCTACAGGTACGGCTGCCGGACCATTGGCCGGATATCTTGAAATGTATGGATATATCAAAAAAGACCAGGACTATCTGATCCTGCAAGGGAAATACGTAGAACATCCCTCCTCCATTCGCGTGAAGGTAGTTGACGATGGAATTTGGGTGAGCGGGTCGGCTATCATTGTAATGGAAGGTGCGATTTATATTTAA